One Arachis hypogaea cultivar Tifrunner chromosome 2, arahy.Tifrunner.gnm2.J5K5, whole genome shotgun sequence genomic window, CAACATACTTTATcccatacttttaaatattgatggccaaaaacaataaattctgacGCCCCCTAGCAATCCTCAAAATAGATTTTATGTTGATTGCTAAAATAGAAAATCTACTTATTTAGGTTTTCGAAGTGGCGCCCTCCTTGCACGTGGTGGAGCTGCGGAAAACCGGTGGCGATACACTGGAGTTTCACAAGGCATGTTTCTTAGCTCtgttaataacaaaatattaatcaCCTAATAATTAACCATTGTTTTTTGTAGTTTATATCTCAtttgctttatttttttcttatatttaaatcaatatagccaattttgaacttttttatactaaaaatgttGGTACTTttgcgttttcttttttttattattattataatggcttatgattaaaattaaatttcaattggtaataataataataataataataataaattgttgtaaaatcacttttttgaaaattagaaacaaATACATATTCTCCTAGTTGTTATTTATTGAAGCTAACCTTGGTCATTACTGATTTTATATGCAGTTCTACAAAAACTTCTCTTCAGGGTTGCAAGACATAGTTTGGCATACTGAAGAAAAAATTTGAGGAATAAAAGGTATAGCCTGTTCTTTTTTGCCCTAATATAGTAATAtgtatcttatttttaataacaaaaagtTCAAATAGTTTTGATGCCAGTCAACTCACTAAAATTAAGATACATTCTAGTATCAAAGAATAGTGATAATATGCATGTTTTATACTATAGAATCAGGAAATAGATTTTGGCGAATTTGTTATACCATTTTATGGTATGCtttatctcagagtttttttctATTGGTCTTTCTGATGATTAAATAATTGGATGTAATTATGTGTTGTGTTGCACAGGTGCTGTAGACATGCAATTATCCCGGTTCATGGAATTATGAATGAGATAGAGTAACTTTTTAAATTTGGAgagttttgaaattaaatttgagAGTAAATTAAACTTTTGTAAATAGTTCTTTCATATCTTAATTTGGATATAGTTCACTCTTCCCACAGAGAAAAGTAGTGATAAGAGACTCCGGATTCTGAACATGTAATACAATTGAACATAAGTATTCTATGAACTACTATGTGTGTGACAATGTTTTGGATTCGGTTTTGGAACAACAGTTTCATTGTAAATTCTATTTTTTCCAGCATAGTTATTTAATCTTGATCATAAAATAACATGCTGGTTGTGGCATTATACTACTGTTCTCATAGTTAGGAAATATTTATTCACACGAAAGACAACACTATCCTCAACACAAAAAAAAAGGACAACACATCACCTAATCTTTATTATTTTGAGACATGCTTAAGgggtcttttatttatttaaaaaaatggtcACTAAATTTGATAATTGACCACGTAGGACAAAAAAGGATCCACAAAATAgaattataaaaaagatattgaATTTTTATAGTCACTAATCTTGATTTGGCACAACATAGCATCAATATTATTGTTAATGGGATCTACATGGCCGGGTGAAGTTGAGTTCATCTTAATTAAGATTCGTCcttaaataatgaccgggtctatttttgaaacTCTTATTCGTTCTTAAACCCGGTAAAATCATACTACTTTCGGATCACACTAAAACCGACTCTAAATCGGTGAAGTTCGGATTTTGATAAACTTTATGTCAAAAATTTATTAtgcatttatttataaaaaagaaaaagacatatttattaccaaaaagttgatatccatatttggacttgaatttgtccataaattctaatttcctatttctttaatctattttctaattcaactaagtgtgattaaaaataaaacaataagtttataattaatataacatagtattggaattaatttaaaatatatatacattttttaattCTCTTAGAGTGTACATGAAATCGGGTGAAGCCGGATTCGCCTTGACCCGGACCAGGTCCTAAATAATGACCGAGTTTATTTTTTAGACTCTTACCGTCTCTAGAAATTATGTGCATCCACAAACAGTAAGAATAGATTTTGACATTTTGTACATATATAGTAAAAAAACTGTCAGAAAAATTATTCAATACCAGAGaagaaatttctttttttttgtttgtttgttttgaaTTTGGGATTATCCAGGTTCTTATACAAACAAATATCAACAGGAAAAAAATTACTCTACCAGATGACatcaaactaatttaatcatgatACAAAATGACTAGTGAACCTTCAACCTGGTTTAAGTAAGAAAAACAAATGATGCAGAAGCAGAACTCATCAATGGATCTAGCAGCACATCAGGAAAATTGTGTAGATACAAACAATAAATTTTGAAGGATTTGAATGACAACAGAAGCAATAATTTGATACCTTCTATCTACCAATATGCAACAATAACTAACAAAGGCTATGGAATCAGAGGCTTATAGATCACTACGAACTAGTGAGGAATAAGAAAGAATATATTCACACATCAACAAACAAAATTGCAAAGATAATATATTCACAAAAATAGTTATAGGCTTCAAGCATCAACAAACAAAATTCCGACATCCAATtttaaaaagaaactaaaaagtTAATTCCTAAAGTTTGTCTAGTTTCTGTCTATGGTCATGTTATTGTGGTTTCCTGGGAGCTCATCTCCTCCAATGCCTCTAAGGTTGATCACAAGATTTCCATCCTTAATCATGACAGGGCCAACCTCGGAGAGAAGGTCCAAGGATGGTGTTTGACATGCCTCTCGAAGCAGGGATTGAGCCTCACAATACCCTGAAAGAAATTGTTCAGTGACATCACTAGGATCAGTTTGAACATGGCGGGTTTTCATCTTCGACTCAAGAAATTGAGGTATCGAGGATTGAACAAAATTCTCAGCTAAAGGCCCCAATGTCGACAGATCATAAGCTTTCCGACAACGCAGAGTAACCTACATCATCCCAATCAAACACTTTAACAAATCAAGATTGACATCAATCAATTGCACCTAGAAAAAATCAACTGAAAAGTTGGATGATATACATACAAGATATTCAGCTAATGATGATCCATCAGAATGGGAATGAGGACAATTCCATGTCAAGTCGGCAATCTGAGCAGCTATCATCTCGCGCAGCATCTGGACACAGTTTACTGACAAGTCAATGGTGGCAGATGACTTCTCAGCCTCGAGCTTCCACAGTATGAAGAACCAATATGAAGCGTCATATAATGCATCCATGGCAAGGCGATAGCCTTGGACGGTGCTGAGATCGCAGGAGAGAGTAATGTGGGTGGAGAGGGCTCCCAGGTTGAAGAGAACAGAGGCCTTCTCGAAATGGATGTTGTGCTGAGAAGAGTCCTCTTGTGGGTTGAATGCATTGTACCATACAAAGATAGGTGGATTGGGTGAGGTAGTCATGGAGAACAAAGGCTCAATCATGCAAAGGCATTTCAAATAGAGAATGAGGCAGTCGCGGCGAACGGGGAGACAAGTCATCACGCTGCATTTCACTGCGCAATTTGTCTACCGTTTTGAAAAGGCCTTCTACTCTGTTTGCCTCGCTCTCAGAGTATTTAAGGGCAACATAACTGCGAAGGGACTCATAGAGGTCCAAGGGCTCACTCTTCTTCAAAGGGATCGGAGGCATAATTGACAAAGACGAAGAAGAGAGGATTTCCAAATATGTTGGATAAGGAGGAGGCATGTCCCAAGGGTTGGCCACTAGCTTTCCATCATCAATAATCTTGAAAGAGCTGTACTCAGAGAGGAGGAGGTCAAGGTATGGGATTCGTTCTTGCTTCGGTATAGACTTGTGTTTAAGCTTCCAAATCTTTCTAACTAATTCTGCATCAAGATCAAGAGGACAGGAACGGAACAATGAACTCCAGCAACAAATCCCTCTAACTAATTTTTCAGTGACAGATACCGCATCATGATCAAGAGGACAGGAACGGAACAATGAGATTGTTTTAGGTAGCTGGGATTTGGGTAGGATGGATGATCGCCTCCGATGAGCCTCCACCTGAAAGAATTTCACCTTCTGATGAAGATGAGTCATCCATGTTCGGTCAAATGAGAAGACATGTTCGGTTGCAGCCGAATCATGTAGTATCAGATCATATGCTATTTGATAATTCACGGAAACCTACATCAtcatcgtcgtcatcatcatcatcatcatcctcatcctcgaaaatctaaaatgaaaaaaaaaaaatgtaaaatcaaTGAAGAGTCAAGACTGACCAATCTAAACGTAACGGCACATCGATGTTGTTGAAGAGCGGAACTGGCGGCAGTGTCGTTGTTGTTGTGTTCGAGTTGTTGCTGTAATCTGATCTCCAAAGCCTGAGCGCCGCAGAGGCGGTACAGAGTCTCGGCGAAGAGGAGAGTCAAGTCGAGGGTGGCAGAGACGTCCTTGGCAAAATCCTTCCAGAGTTTGAAGAAGAAATTGGCGGCGGCATTGAAGGCGTCGATTGCAAGGTGACGGCCAAGGGGGGTGGTGCGGTCGCAAGAGGCCCCAATCTGGCTGCACACGGCGCCAAGGTTGAAGAGAACAGAAGCCTTCTCCAATTGGATGCTGTTGCGCTGCGAGGAGACCCCATTCTCATGCTCAGAGTAGAAGGCGTCGTACCAGACAAAGACGATGGGGTCGGAGGAGATAGCGGTGAACAGTGGGTCAACCATGCAAAGGCATTTGAAGTAGTGAATGAGGCAGTCACGTTGCATGGGAAGGGAGAGGTCCCCTCGCTCCACCATGTCGCTGCGGCATTTGTTGAGGGTTTCCAGAACGCTTTCAACTTTCTGTGCATCGCTCTCTGAGTATTTTCTCGCTACCAAATTGCGTAACGGCCTGTACAGTTCCACCGGATCACTCTTCTTCACCGGGATTGCCAGAAGCCTTTCTGGATTCGGGTTCGGGTTTGGGTTCGGGTTCAACAACCTCTGATTATCGTTGCTCATGGCGACGGCGAACCAGGATTGGATTAGGAATCAGGAAATCGATGGCTAACCTTGCTCGTTACTGATTTTGAAACTATCTAGTTGTTATTCCGCACCCCCTagttccgtttttttttttggtcattgtCTGGGCCGGATAACCCAGCCCAAACATTGGTGAGGAATTCCACTCCTCCTTCTCCAGTTGCTGTGCGCTCCTCCGTGGTCTTCATTGATGGTTTCTAGATTCTACTCCATGGTAGCCACCATTCATGCCTAAGATGCCATTGAAGGTCTGAAAAGGAATCTCTGATCTCCCTATTCTCCGAACATCTGCTTCACCCACCACCGGCGTCACCATCATCGCCAGACCACCGCCACCAGCTCCCTTATACCGCCGTAACGTTCCCACTCATTCCTCTTTAACTTATTAAATTATCCGATAAAAcattttttctgtttttagtAAAACGGGCCTAAAGACACACCTTGGATTGGAGAATCCTTCTTCAACAAAAATTGAATCCACTAGAACTATTAAGAAATCTTGGagcaaaccctaaaccctaaacacacaATTCGCATGATTTTTCGAGTCAACCAAGCCAACCATTGAGTTTGGATTCGTTTTGAAGGCTCTACGTGCAACTATGCATTTTCACCAAATATTTTTCTTGGAAAAATTTTAACAATTCATTCCATGCTTAAAGATTGTATTTAGAATAAATACTCAATTCAGTCAATGTTTATTCACACGAAAGACATTACAATTCTTACAACTAACTCCTAACATTTGTTTAAGCACTAATCACTAGATCCGTCCGATTTGATTATAGAAAGACAACATATCacttaatcttttttattttgagaCATTTTCTTCCGATAAATGTTTATCAAACGTCATAAAAATTAGTTTAGTTGTAGTTTTATTTGTAATATGTAAATGTTTTATTTGGTGGAGAATGATTATTACCTAAAATGACGTTGCAAGAAGCAGCAGCCAGCGAGACTCTTTGGAAAGGAAGAAATCGCGTTGAACGAGATATATGGTAAGAGAATAGTGACACTTTCTCATTAGAAGacttgaaagaagaaaaaaggatgTTAAAAAGAACATAGTGATGGTGATGAGGTAccataatatataatagaaataatagAAGTAGAAATTATGATGATAAGAGCGAGATTGCTAGCGGTGGTGATGATTGGACATTTTGTTGTATCTAACTTTGGGGAATGAGGGTTTAACATTATAAATAAAACCACCACTAAATTAATTTATGTTAGTATTTAACATGCTTTTTAGTAGAAAAATTGCATTGTCTCATAATAATAAATTCAGAGGTCTTATTCCCCTTCTTTTTAATTAAGAGTCGCGTTGGCTTTTGATTAATTGTATTCAAATGCATCACTCTACACTCACCAAATCAAATACTAGCTGTAATTAGCAAATTTGGGACAACTTAAAGGTAAATGGATCAACAGCAATAGCAAAAAGATAATCAAACTTTGGGGATTATCATTCTTGATACTAGTTCAACCACCAATAATACCAACCTAGTTAAATTCTGTAGATGAGGCTGCAAGGTGATAAGAGTGGAAGGAAAGGTCACCTTTCGATACCGAGGTATAATTTCCAATGTTTTCTAATTTAAGGATTTTCTGAATAAGAAAGTGGAAATCGTGAAAACAATAAACTAGATGAGAAATATTAGgacattatcaaaatttattgtttttggtcaTTCTTAGCCATCAACTCAATTTCTTTAGCCTAGTAATCTAACAACATACTTTatcctatatttttaaatattaatggcaaaaaataataaattctgacgGTTCCTAGCACTCTTCTAAATTTTATGTTGGTTTCTAAAATAGAAAATCTACTTATTTAGGTTTTCGAAGTGGCGCCCTCCTTGCACGTGGTGGAGCTGCGGAAAACCAGTGGCGACACACTGGAGTTTCACAAGGCATGTTTCTTGAGTTAAGTCTCAAAGTGGTCCTTGAAATTACACTCGAGTTTCATAATAATCCCTGAAGTTAATAGTTACCTATATTcgtccctgaagttgcactccgAGACTCAGATTCGTCCTTCCGGCACATTCCATCGATCTGGCGTAACTAGAAAGCTGATATGGACTCCTCTGGACATGCTGGCCAGGTAACCGCTAGTTGACGTGGATTAGTAAACTTTTATAGTGTAATGTGGTCCCTAAATCAAAGTTGAAAAACCTAATCCCTAAATTTGATTTAAGGATAACTAGATGACCAATTGTTGGTAGTGTTTTTATTTGTATTGCTTATTTGTCTCAAACTCATTTTCCTTCATTCAGGCTTCACAACTTCAGAGCAGCATGATGGAAACAATGgaagctgctgagttagaaaagcAGAAATATAATAATACCAGAATGGAAGTTCTTGCACGATTAGCTAAACTAGAGGCatgttaatttaattagtttaaggATTAAGCCATTTTATTCATATCAATTGGAAATGGTAATGTTCATATGATGTATAACTGGCTACACCTTTGgtaaataatttataatgatGTTTAAACTCCACAGATATCTACATAAGCTTATTGTTGATGAAGTTTGGACTGGTTGCATTGTTGCAGACTGCTAATCCTGATCTTGCGAAATATCTTGCAGCAGTGCAGTGAAACCTTGAAGTAGAGGTGTGTTTAAATTTATATCACTTTCCACCACCAAATATTATCCGCAGAATTATAAGTTTTGTAGCTAGTATTGATAAAATGTGTAAATTTGTGCATTAAAATCAGACCTGCTTGCTGCTGCTAATTATCACAAGGATTTTGATTTGAGTACTAATATTGTGTATGAAAGCTGATAAGAGCCAAATATCCTAGGATCTTATACCCTCTTACAGGATTTAGAAAATTTTCCAAGTAGTTGCattgaaaatataaaactaaatgaaGTTGATTAGTCCAATTCCTGAAGATGATGTGGCTGCAAGTGTAACTGATTTTAGAATTAGAATCAGAATGTTGTATTGGAATTTAATCAACTAAATAGTGTGCTTTGCTTGAATTCATATATGATTTTTATCCCGGAGTGATTCTTATCACTGGGCAACAATGCTGAATGAGTATTAACTACTAAACTTTTGGACCAGGTTAAACAAGTGGCTGAACTAAGACAGCAAATTGCATTTAAAGAGTCTATTCATGAAGATACTGCCCCTATGCAAATTCATCAATTCATTATGTGATACATTATTTCCTTACAACATATACTAGTGTTTTTCACTGGACTTGTTGACTACCAACGTTTTGTACCCTGCTTTGAACATCTATTAAAATCTTAAAGATTATAAGAATTTTTAGTAAGGTTTGCAAAAGATTAATTTAGGCCTATAAGGTTAATTTCAAGCTTATTCATATACATATTACTATGGGCATATTCTGTTATCAAGAGACTGGTGAATATTCATGATTCAAAAGTATTAAATGCTTTGGACAGAATAGGTGGTTAGTATGCAATCAAAGGACTTCATTTAGGTGTGAAGCAAAGTTATGCTAGGCTACTATACGATATAGGCCCTTCATGTCTTCAAGTAGATTGTTCTTTAACCTTGCCTAGGAGTATGGTTGATATAGAATATGTATTCATACTGGATTTCTATTTGCAAGGCATGGTCagtaaaagattaaaatttttacaCA contains:
- the LOC112734210 gene encoding vacuolar-sorting protein BRO1; the protein is MSNDNQRLLNPNPNPNPNPERLLAIPVKKSDPVELYRPLRNLVARKYSESDAQKVESVLETLNKCRSDMVERGDLSLPMQRDCLIHYFKCLCMVDPLFTAISSDPIVFVWYDAFYSEHENGVSSQRNSIQLEKASVLFNLGAVCSQIGASCDRTTPLGRHLAIDAFNAAANFFFKLWKDFAKDVSATLDLTLLFAETLYRLCGAQALEIRLQQQLEHNNNDTAASSALQQHRCAVTFRLVSVNYQIAYDLILHDSAATEHVFSFDRTWMTHLHQKVKFFQVEAHRRRSSILPKSQLPKTISLFRSCPLDHDAVSVTEKLVRGICCWSSLFRSCPLDLDAELVRKIWKLKHKSIPKQERIPYLDLLLSEYSSFKIIDDGKLVANPWDMPPPYPTYLEILSSSSLSIMPPIPLKKSEPLDLYESLRSYVALKYSESEANRVEGLFKTVDKLRSEMQRDDLSPRSPRLPHSLFEMPLHD